NNNNNNNNNNNNNNNNNNNNNNNNNNNNNNNNNNNNNNNNNNNNNNNNNNNNNNNNNNNNNNNNNNNNNNNNNNNNNNNNNNNNNNNNNNNNNNNNNNNNNNNNNNNNNNNNNNNNNNNNNNNNNNNNNNNNNNNNNNNNNNNNNNNNNNNNNNNNNNNNNNNNNNNNNNNNNNNNNNNNNNNNNNNNNNNNNNNNNNNNNNNNNNNNNNNNNNNNNNNNNNNNNNNNNNNNNNNNNNNNNNNNNNNNNNNNNNNNNNNNNNNNNNNNNNNNNNNNNNNNNNNNNNNNNNNNNNNNNNNNNNNNNNNNNNNNNNNNNNNNNNNNNNNNNNNNNNNNNNNNNNNNNNNNNNNNNNNNNNNNNNNNNNNNNNNNNNNNNNNNNNNNNNNNNNNNNNNNNNNNNNNNNNNNNNNNNNNNNNNNNNNNNNNNNNNNNNNNNNNNNNNNNNNNNNNNNNNNNNNNNNNNNNNNNNNNNNNNNNNNNNNNNNNNNNNNNNNNNNNNNNNNNNNNNNNNNNNNNNNNNNNNNNNNNNNNNNNNNNNNNNNNNNNNNNNNNNNNNNNNNNNNNNNNNNNNNNNNNNNNNNNNNNNNNNNNNNNNNNNNNNNNNNNNNNNNNNNNNNNNNNNNNNNNNNNNNNNNNNNNNNNNNNNNNNNNNNNNNNNNNNNNNNNNNNNNNNNNNNNNNNNNNNNNNNNNNNNNNNNNNNNNNNNNNNNNNNNNNNNNNNNNNNNNNNNNNNNNNNNNNNNNNNNNNNNNNNNNNNNNNNNNNNNNNNNNNNNNNNNNNNNNNNNNNNNNNNNNNNNNNNNNNNNNNNNNNNNNNNNNNNNNNNNNNNNNNNNNNNNNNNNNNNNNNNNNNNNNNNNNNNNNNNNNNNNNNNNNNNNNNNNNNNNNNNNNNNNNNNNNNNNNNNNNNNNNNNNNNNNNNNNNNNNNNNNNNNNNNNNNNNNNNNNNNNNTAGGAAAAAACCCCCCATtcccaaaaacatattaataataataaaaaatgtaacttcaagatttacattCGTAGAATGAATAGTATACTACGAACGCTCACTGACACTTATTTTATACATGATTATTACGATTACTTATAGACAGTGGACACCACACAGTCAGAACACACCGTGCCATTTCCTCATAGTCACATTTGTCACACAacttagtaattgattttatttttataagctaaaagaaaaatggagcaAAAAAAGTAAGCTACCAGCAACTAGTTGTactccattgaatttttttaaaaagaagcttggaattgacgtaggtattacaattttaaattattcaaaatactaaacattattaggcccggaactaaatgttttaaaatcgtataaaatatgtacgccgtattttatacacttattataatttataattagtattacaactcgcgctaaaattatgcaaaattaaataaacaccagttaaaaaatgtattgaaaatttaactgcagTCACTGCAGTTTATTCAATCAACTATTAAGTATCTATgtcatattcatttttataaaaaatttgaatgagtttattaaaaaaaatataatttaataatttataataataattaataatgcatactatttaataataattttacctacacaatttcttgtatattatttaaagaaacagaGAAATCTGATGATGTATTACGGGTAAAGCCCCCCACAAGTTTgccataaaaatttattttgaacccctcccatgaaacattctcaattacgccactgtGAAATACTATATTCTAATACAATAGCCGAATAGCCGATAAGAATTATGTCTCACATACGACAGGCATATTATGTGTCAGTGATACCGCAATATACGATATGattctaaattataatgaaagaTACCTATGTACTCCGTTGGAGAATGTAACTATTCATCAGTCATAcgtgttataaacatttttatgaatttcttactcaaaataatttgcacggTTTTGTGAGttttacgtataggtatagtgtcaaaattgtaacttaaatgctcataaaaaaagtCATGAcaatgtattgtttaaatttttcaactgccattgtaagATTATATATAGGGAGCCTTGTATtccattttcaaactttttgtcccaacaaatacaattttattaacaattataaaataaaaaaggtgggccaatggatgtcgctctgctgtacaatagattacaagtgggtcactgtataatggatggtattaaatttgaattcgatgatataatatcaatatatcattgtataagaaaaaactgTATACNNNNNNNNNNNNNNNNNNNNNNNNNNNNNNNNNNNNNNNNNNNNNNNNNNAAACGCCTGCTGATATTCCACTGTGACCCAGAGCTACCATCACAAccccatttaaatataaactctaCTTCAcagttttcagaatttttaaatgtattattatactgagaAAAATCAAGTATTTCACATAAACGCCTAGTAGTATGATCCAATAACTGTTGCAAAGGTATTGACGCACTAATTTCATTCACATGTATACATTCTGGATAACAACGTTGTTTGGAttcaatttttcgtttataactTGGATTATAACTTTGATTGTAatacaatagtaatttatttcaataaaacgaaacgccaaaaaaaattttttttatattacgtgTGCAACCACTTCTTTCCGTAGAATGAAGcagtttaaatgatttaatctaACTCATGGCAAGAGATATGATTATTACTAtcgataatatagtaattaactTATCTATAGGTTGTAACAAACACACATACAtagttatttgtataaaacttgatggaaaatttttttatttttggccgGCTACATAATTATTTGACAACACTGTGCGTCGCCACAGTTATTGGCAAAGTCAAAAATATGCGTAAAGCTATTTCGACATTTGGATATTCAGCACGCAAAGaatatgttgtaattaattgtaGTAGGGCTAAAGGTGTTGCGGCTCTTAAGTCAGGTAAAAGAGAAAATGCTTGAGacttaaaatcttttatttcaGAGATAAAATTGGAAGAATTTAGATCGGTTTCATACTTCAGAGATAAGTCAGCTGCACATTTTTGTATATAGTCCATAGAGTGGTCCGTCAAGCTACTACCatacaaaaatccaaaattttcattaatttctgaCATATTTTCGAATCGATTGATTAACTCTGTAAGAATTCGATCATAAGcttcaaaaatatcttttttaaattcaatctgTTGAGATATAACTTGCACATTATCTTCAATTATCTCGaattctaattattttgaaatttctaatggaatgttttgtatttaaatggttgccatggtgatatgtaaaacatattattcttatagagttggcaattttaattggcaacgaagtgaacgggatcagatatttatatatatacagatagattatacctctgagcagaagataggctaatttaaaaagggagaggaccaaccccgggaggtgctcaaacagggattttgatatttcatatggacattttcatttataaatggttgtcatgggttttaaagctattataataataattattggtcacTAAAGATTTTCAACCCTTTAAAATGGTTGAAGATGAGggatttaaaaattgtgtacatttattaaatcCGTCATATAAAATCCCAAATCGTCATACATTAACTAAGGTTAGCATACCGGCATTATaccaaaaatgtctaaatgaAACTAAAGAAATGGTAGTGACTGAAGCCGTAAGTGGTTGTATAGCAATTACATTCCATTTAATTGacagtttaattaaattgaaatccGTATTGTTGAGCTGCCATGAATTCTCACATAATCATACCAACCCAAATTTGTGTACAAAATGTAAATCAATCTTAGTAGATTGGGATTTAGAGGGCAAAATTATATTTGCCGTTTCAGACAATGCAAATAACATACAGTTGGCATTAACTAAGTTGGAGCTCAAAGATTTTGGCTGTTTTGCTCTTACCTTGAATTTGATTGTATAACAGCGCTACGTTCACAATCAGAACTGCTGGATAAAGTTAAAACGATAGTAACTTATTTTCGTAAGTACATctgcaaataaaaaatgtaatgtttatcaAACAAGTAATGGTGCCAAAGAGCCTATTAAAAAGCTTCTACAAGATGTTAGTACCCGATGGAATTCCACTTTTTATATGCTCGAGCGTTTTGTTGAGCTTGAAACTTCTATACGGGGAACACTCAGGCTTCTTTACAATTCACCAAAAGGATTAACTTCAGACGAGTGGAGAGTAATCAAAGAGCTTATCCACATTCTACGTCCTTTTGAAGAAGCAACTAAGGCTGTTAGTGGTGGTAATTATATGGCAGCTTCTATAGTTATTGTTATAGCACAGGGGctaataaatgtttatgaaCAACTGCAGAAACAGAATTATACATTGAGGGTCAATGATGTAATAAAAAACATCTTAAGTGGTATGAAAGAAAGAGATCGATGGGGAAGCATTGAAAAGAGTAAAACCTTGGCCCGTTGTACGTTTCTTGATCCTAGATTTAAAGATGTTCCATTTAATGAAGTATTGCAACAGACAGCCAAAACCAAAATCATCCAGTTAACTACAGCCATAATATCATCTAGTGGGGCTGGGTTATCCGAGGAGCAATCAATTCCAAATGATTTAACCGAACCTAAAAATAGTTTATCAATTTGGAGTACCGTAGATACTAATGTGGCCCAAAAGAAACCTGTTGGCACAAATACATCTAGGGCAATAATAGAAATACAGCGGTATTTGGAAGACTCATTGCAACAAAGAAATGCAGATCCTTTGAAAAGGTGACaagaaaataatcataattaccCATATTTGAGCCAGTTAGCTAGGAAAACACTCTGTTGTCTTGGCACATCAGTGCCTTGTGAACGTGTGTTTTCATAATCTGTGTTATTGATTAGTGATCGGCGTAAGTGATTAAGCAGTAATAAAGTAGAGATGCTCATGTTTCTTAACCAAAACacctaattatagtattaaagtacctaaaatttaacatattaattattatattattatttatgtatttatatgtgacttatttaaaatttaaattattacctttTACGAATTATTCAATCATTTTATCTGGATACTGTCCAGTTTAGTTAAGTCCGtgcgaccttttttttttacattcttattaaGCACCCCAAGAcacacattttggaaaaaaaaaaaaccttaaaaatcgataggttgctaaactaGAATTATGCCAAATTTTTACGTCAtaaataatccattttactcagttatgattaatattacagCTAATTGACCCATTATCAAATTAAGAAGTAAGAATAGAATCTAGTGAACCTCTTATCatgaagttattttttttaattgaaaattgtttatgaattctaaaatacttatactttgctttaaaattaaaaaaataaaagttaatggaattttttttgtaattataaagcCTAAAAGTTTATATCTGTTATGNNNNNNNNNNNNNNNNNNNNNNNNNNNNNNNNNNNNNNNNNNNNNNNNNNNNNNNNNNNNNNNNNNNNNNNNNNNNNNNNNNNNNNNNNNNNNNNNNNNNNNNNNNNNNNNNNNNNNNNNNNNNNNNNNNNNNNNNNNNNNNNNNNNNNNNNNNNNNNNNNNNNNNNNNNNNNNNNNNNNNNNNNNNNNNNNNNNNNNNNNNNNNNNNNNNNNNNNNNNNNNNNNNNNNNNNNNNNNNNNNNNNNNNNNNNNNNNNNNNNNNNNNNNNNNNNNNNNNNNNNNNNNNNNNNNNNNNNNNNNNNNNNNNNNNNNNNNNNNNNNNNNNNNNNNNNNNNNNNNNNNNNNNNNNNNNNNNNNNNNNNNNNNNNNNNNNNNNNNNNNNNNNNNNNNNNNNNNNNNNNNNNNNNNNNNNNNNNNNNNNNNNNNNNNNNNNNNNNNNNNNNNNNNNNNNNNNNNNNNNNNNNNNNNNNNNNNNNNNNNNNNNNNNNNNNNNNNNNNNNNNNNNNNNNNNNNNNNNNNNNNNNNNNNNNNNNNNNNNNNNNNNNNNNNNNNNNNNNNNNNNNNNNNNNNNNNNNNNNNNNNNNNNNNNNNNNNNNNNNNNNNNNNNNNNNNNNNNNNNNNNNNNNNNNNNNNNNNNNNNNNNNNNNNNNNNNNNNNNNNNNNNNNNNNNNNNNNNNNNNNNNNNNNNNNNNNNNNNNNNNNNNNNNNNNNNNNNNNNNNNNNNNNNNNNNNNNNNNNNNNNNNNNNNNNNNNNNNNNNNNNNNNNNNNNNNNNNNNNNNNNNNNNNNNNNNNNNNNNNNNNNNNNNNNNNNNNNNNNNNNNNNNNNNNNNNNNNNNNNNNNNNNNNNNNNNNNNNNNNNNNNNNNNNNNNNNNNNNNNNNNNNNNNNNNNNNNNNNNNNNNNNNNNNNNNNNNNNNNNNNNNNNNNNNNNNNNNNNNNNNNNNNNNNNNNNNNNNNNNNNNNNNNNNNNNNNNNNNNNNNNNNNNNNNNNNNNNNNNNNNNNNNNNNNNNNNNNNNNNNNNNNNNNNNNNNNNNNNNNNNNNNNNNNNNNNNNNNNNNNNNNNNNNNNNNNNNNNNNNNNNNNNNNNNNNNNNNNNNNNNNNNNNNNNNNNNNNNNNNNNNNNNNNNNNNNNNNNNNNNNNNNNNNNNNNNNNNNNNNNNNNNNNNNNNNNNNNNNNNNNNNNNNNNNNNNNNNNNNNNNNNNNNNNNNNNNNNNNNNNNNNNNNNNNNNNNNNNNNNNNNNNNNNNNNNNNNNNNNNNNNNNNNNNNNNNNNNNNNNNNNNNNNNNNNNNNNNNNNNNNNNNNNNNNNNNNNNNNNNNNNNNNNNNNNNNNNNNNNNNNNNNNNNNNNNNNNNNNNNNNNNNNNNNNNNNNNNNNNNNNNNNNNNNNNNNNNNNNNNNNNNNNNNNNNNNNNNNNNNNNNNNNNNNNNNNNNNNNNNNNNNNNNNNNNNNNNNNNNNNNNNNNNNNNNNNNNNNNNNNNNNNNNNNNNNNNNNNNNNNNNNNNNNNNNNNNNNNNNNNNNNNNNNNNNNNNNNNNNNNNNNNNNNNNNNNNNNNNNNNNNNNNNNNNNNNNNNNNNNNNNNNNNNNNNNNNNNNNNNNNNNNNNNNNNNNNNNNNNNNNNNNNNNNNNNNNNNNNNNNNNNNNNNNNNNNNNNNNNNNNNNNNNNNNNNNNNNNNNNNNNNNNNNNNNNNNNNNNNNNNNNNNNNNNNNNNNNNNNNNNNNNNNNNNNNNNNNNNNNNNNNNNNNNNNNNNNNNNNNNNNNNNNNNNNNNNNNNNNNNNNNNNNNNNNNNNNNNNNNNNNNNNNNNNNNNNNNNNNNNNNNNNNNNNNNNNNNNNNNNNNNNNNNNNNNNNNNNNNNNNNNNNNNNNNNNNNNNNNNNNNNNNNNNNNNNNNNNNNNNNNNNNNNNNNNNNNNNNNNNNNNNNNNNNNNNNNNNNNNNNNNNNNNNNNNNNNNNNNNNNNNNNNNNNNNNNNNNNNNNNNNNNNNNNNNNNNNNNNNNNNNNNNNNNNNNNNNNNNNNNNNNNNNNNNNNNNNNNNNNNNNNNNNNNNNNNNNNNNNNNNNNNNNNNNNNNNNNNNNNNNNNNNNNNNNNNATGGTTAACATAGGTTTTATAACACATAATTTCTTTTGCGTTTTAACCCCCCTGACATTGAATCAGTATCATTGAGTAGTAATCTGTATCTTTTTGACAAGAGCTTATTTCAATGTTTGTAGTTAGATGTTTCTCAGTACTAAAACACGTACGTTgcgccagcccccccccccccccccaaaggaaaatctataaacaaacaatacagatatttagcacgtaattcgcacgaattcgcacgcctattttgaaaattcgcacGACATTCCTTCCcctagaaaatcaaaaaattcgtGGGGGGGCTGGCGACACGTGTCCCCCCCCCCCGGAGGtccaaattaacattttcacgatttttcTTCTGcagatatttagcacgtaattcgcacgaattcgcacgcctattttgaaaattcgcacGACATTCATAGCCAATTGTAATGTATGAGCCACTCATcatacacttaaaaattaaaataaacaataaaaaaaaattgtacctatgttttaaattttaattggtaCTTGGTATCATTATATTGGTtaacacaaaattattgtttatacctatttattattttattcaaattttatgtgGGTAGACATTATTCATTACAATGTAAATTaagtctttaaatattttaaaactagtacctaatgattttaagttaaatatattattattgtacctttaCTCTCTGAGAAAATGACatttaatcatatatattataatatgcctggTACAGCAAAAGtagttttgttataaaatataaattatgaccaAGGATAATAAAATTAGCATATAACTGGGTCATTGCTTtcatttctataataaataattaagaatgtgttattatttactttttaaaaaacgaAACAATTTNNNNNNNNNNNNNNNNNNNNNNNNNNNNNNNNNNNNNNNNNNNNNNNNNNNNNNNNNNNNNNNNNNNNNNNNNNNNNNNNNNNNNNNNNNNNNNNNNNNNAGAATTCATATGttgaaacaattattatcagGTCTGAATAACCAGGATGTTCCCCTGGAATCGtctgaacaaataaaattacacacatttttaagcTACTGTTATTTTGAGTACATCAGGAAAAACGTGCGGGACTTTGTTCCTAAAAGAATTGTTCACAAAATGataaattcgtttttaaaaaacctCGATAAACGTTTAAACGaagaaatatttcaaacatatttaaaagaaaataaaattgctGAAGTACTTATAGAAGATGAAAGTATCATAAATGATAGAAACAATGTTGAAATCAAGTTGGATGCTGTTGGAAAAGCGTTGAAAACTATGGTTGATATTCGAAATTGTTAATTCCaagtacaatactataataattagttaaattgtccaagtacaatactataatatgatgcagcaatatcgtttttcagtttttctttattttttaactatttctttttaaaaaaattataaaattatttgtatgtattattttaagcttGTTCAAGGATAAAGCAGttttatttcatgtataatGTGTACGTGGAATAAAACTGCAACTAGGTATttcagataattttaatttttttttttacaatttctaATGTGTAtgcatagatatatatatatatatatataattgtcatTTGCTAGTGTTTAGGTACAAAGAGtatcaaaacattaaatttattgaactatctcatgttaatttaaaatcaacataCATTTTCTTAACTTACCagttaatagtaattaatattaaaatataggtaataaaatatatttggtccattgaaatatattttgtcaaagagTCTCGACTCTcaaatcaaaacatattatatattatataattatataatatataaccttcAATGtcttacattaaaaatacacattcacaactaaatgtttcaatttattttacaatttaatatcagATTGTctgtacttttttatttattcaatgtttttacaagttttaatactttaaattgtattttattaaattataaaaattattattttaaaatacatataggtatatatatataaataaatatatttaaaaatgcgttATTGATATTGgcttatcgataaaaaaaaatatatttatcccGTAATGTTTTCTCAAacatatatatagttacaaacatatagttttacattttaataatattttgtattgatacCTCATTTTATATatccaaaaaataacaaatgcgACATGCTTTATGCAAGAGTGTCATCGNNNNNNNNNNNNNNNNNNNNNNNNNNNNNNNNNNNNNNNNNNNNNNNNNNNNNNNNNNNNNNNNNNNNNNNNNNNNNNNNNNNNNNNNNNNNNNNNNNNNtgtgttatattaaatacttccTTATAGCACACAATACTAAAGGTGTGGCTACACGATTAATCAGGCAATTCGTAACACAAACATGGTAAAACTAGTGTGACATTACGTagtgtaggtacaatgtacaatagcaatttaacaattaaactaaaataacacGTCTTTTCTTTGAAAGTCGTGACTCGATGTCCACGGAAAGGATACGATCAACCAGAATATCAAATTCTGTTATGATTCTGTTATCCGCCAAAACAGTCGCCATAA
This portion of the Acyrthosiphon pisum isolate AL4f chromosome A1, pea_aphid_22Mar2018_4r6ur, whole genome shotgun sequence genome encodes:
- the LOC103309330 gene encoding zinc finger BED domain-containing protein 4-like, producing the protein MLERFVELETSIRGTLRLLYNSPKGLTSDEWRVIKELIHILRPFEEATKAVSGGNYMAASIVIVIAQGLINVYEQLQKQNYTLRVNDVIKNILSGMKERDRWGSIEKSKTLARCTFLDPRFKDVPFNEVLQQTAKTKIIQLTTAIISSSGAGLSEEQSIPNDLTEPKNSLSIWSTVDTNVAQKKPVGTNTSRAIIEIQRYLEDSLQQRNADPLKR